The Geobacter sp. AOG2 genome includes a window with the following:
- the arsS gene encoding arsenosugar biosynthesis radical SAM (seleno)protein ArsS (Some members of this family are selenoproteins.) yields METRAFDTYVEKSGQALVRDSVACLQMNLGFVCNLSCAHCHVEAGPHRHEKMSRAVVDDCLRFVEREGVRVVDITGGAPEMNPHLRYLILELGKIASVETILLRSNLVILDEPEYASLPEFLLQNNVDIIASMPCYLEENVTAQRGRGVYEASIRILQRLNRVGFGGEGPKLHLVYNPGGGVLPGPQPALEAAYKENLGKAFGIAFNSLYTITNIPIGRFGLDLANQGRLDAYRKLLADNFNPDNLKKVMCRNMISVDWQGYVYDCDFNHVLQLPLDVPRGHIGDLTGGELIGKPVITGEHCFACTAGAGSSCQGSLN; encoded by the coding sequence ATGGAAACAAGAGCGTTCGATACCTATGTGGAAAAAAGCGGGCAAGCGCTGGTAAGGGATTCCGTCGCCTGTCTGCAGATGAACCTGGGGTTTGTCTGTAACCTGAGCTGTGCCCACTGCCATGTTGAAGCGGGACCGCACCGCCACGAAAAGATGAGCAGGGCGGTTGTCGACGACTGCCTGCGTTTTGTGGAGCGCGAGGGGGTCAGGGTCGTGGATATCACCGGCGGGGCGCCGGAGATGAACCCCCACCTTCGTTATCTGATCCTGGAACTGGGAAAGATCGCCTCGGTGGAAACCATCCTGCTCCGCAGCAACCTGGTCATACTCGATGAACCGGAATATGCCTCCCTGCCCGAATTCCTGCTGCAGAACAACGTGGATATCATCGCCTCCATGCCCTGCTACCTGGAGGAAAACGTGACGGCCCAGCGCGGCCGCGGCGTATATGAGGCGAGCATCCGCATCCTGCAGCGCTTGAACCGGGTCGGTTTCGGCGGGGAAGGGCCGAAGCTGCATCTGGTCTACAATCCCGGCGGAGGTGTTCTGCCCGGACCCCAACCGGCGCTGGAGGCCGCCTACAAGGAAAATCTGGGAAAGGCGTTCGGCATCGCCTTTAACAGCCTCTACACCATCACCAATATCCCGATCGGCCGCTTCGGTTTGGACCTGGCGAACCAGGGGCGGCTGGACGCCTACCGGAAGCTGTTGGCGGACAATTTCAACCCGGACAACCTCAAGAAGGTCATGTGCCGGAACATGATCAGCGTGGATTGGCAGGGATACGTGTACGATTGCGACTTCAACCATGTCCTGCAACTGCCGCTTGACGTGCCCCGCGGCCATATCGGGGATCTGACGGGCGGGGAACTGATCGGCAAGCCGGTTATTACCGGCGAACACTGCTTCGCCTGCACCGCGGGGGCGGGCAGCAGTTGTCAGGGGAGCCTGAACTAA
- a CDS encoding methyltransferase domain-containing protein — protein sequence MKEKRDALAMVKEYYGKVLTGTKDLQTSACCSTESFPPEHRAVLAEIDAEILDRFYGCGSPIPPAIDGCTVLDLGCGSGRDVYLASKLVGPNGFVIGVDMTDEQLAVARRHVDSQAKRFGFDKPNVDFRQGYIEDLAGCGIADNSVDLVISNCVINLSPDKKRVFSEIFRVLKPGGELYFSDVFADRRLPENLRNDPTLYGECLSGALYIEDFRRLLLSLGCMDYRTVSTRAISLDNPEIAARIGQANFSSMTIRAFKLDCLEDICEDFGQVAYYNGTIPGCPHSFELDDHHTFFTGKPMLVCGNSTAMVQETRFGKHFTVHGDRSVHFGAFPCGPAPAAGPADPCAGGSCC from the coding sequence ATGAAAGAGAAGAGGGATGCCTTGGCAATGGTCAAGGAATACTACGGCAAGGTCCTGACCGGAACCAAGGATCTGCAAACGAGCGCCTGCTGTTCGACCGAGTCGTTTCCGCCGGAGCACCGGGCGGTCCTGGCCGAGATCGACGCGGAGATTCTGGATAGGTTCTACGGCTGCGGGTCGCCGATCCCGCCGGCGATCGACGGCTGCACGGTGCTGGACCTGGGGTGCGGCTCCGGCCGGGACGTGTACCTGGCGTCCAAACTGGTCGGGCCGAACGGCTTCGTCATCGGCGTGGACATGACCGACGAACAACTGGCCGTGGCCCGCAGGCATGTGGACAGCCAGGCCAAACGCTTCGGTTTCGATAAGCCGAATGTGGATTTCAGGCAGGGATACATCGAAGATCTGGCCGGGTGCGGGATCGCCGACAACTCCGTGGACCTGGTCATCTCCAACTGCGTGATCAACCTCTCCCCGGATAAGAAGCGGGTCTTCTCGGAGATCTTCCGCGTCCTGAAACCGGGCGGCGAGCTCTACTTCTCCGATGTCTTCGCCGACCGCCGCCTGCCGGAGAACCTGAGGAACGACCCCACCCTGTACGGCGAATGCCTGAGCGGCGCGCTCTACATCGAAGATTTCCGCCGCCTGCTCCTCTCCCTCGGCTGCATGGACTACCGCACCGTATCCACGCGCGCCATCTCCCTGGACAACCCGGAGATCGCCGCCAGGATCGGCCAGGCCAATTTCAGTTCCATGACGATACGCGCCTTCAAGCTGGACTGCCTGGAGGACATCTGCGAGGACTTCGGCCAGGTGGCGTACTACAACGGCACCATCCCCGGCTGCCCCCACTCCTTCGAACTGGACGATCACCACACCTTCTTCACCGGCAAGCCGATGCTGGTGTGCGGGAACAGTACCGCCATGGTCCAGGAAACCCGCTTCGGCAAACATTTTACCGTCCATGGCGACCGCTCCGTGCATTTCGGCGCTTTTCCCTGCGGACCTGCGCCGGCGGCAGGCCCGGCCGATCCCTGTGCCGGCGGTTCATGCTGTTGA
- a CDS encoding C-GCAxxG-C-C family protein, with translation MENSLNRRDLLKLTLATGVTLAAGGIAGIARAGGTENDPSNKPEHAADRFLKSMNCSQAILETYAPSLGMPVEQARRVAAAFAGGMGRGSECGAVTGAFMVIGMKCGKTVDNDSHADDETFTRVAEFVREFEARHKHIGCSGLLGTDMGTPEGVKKAADAGYFTSRCPGYVKTAAEILDKLLA, from the coding sequence ATGGAAAACAGTCTTAACAGGCGCGATCTGCTCAAACTTACCCTGGCAACGGGCGTCACCCTTGCTGCGGGGGGGATTGCCGGCATCGCGCGCGCCGGCGGCACGGAGAACGACCCGTCCAACAAGCCCGAGCATGCGGCGGACCGATTTTTAAAGTCGATGAACTGTTCCCAGGCCATCCTGGAGACCTATGCCCCCTCGCTGGGGATGCCGGTCGAGCAGGCTCGAAGGGTTGCGGCGGCTTTTGCCGGCGGCATGGGCAGGGGGAGCGAGTGCGGGGCGGTCACGGGCGCCTTCATGGTTATCGGTATGAAGTGCGGCAAGACCGTGGATAACGATTCCCATGCGGATGACGAGACCTTTACCCGTGTGGCGGAGTTTGTCAGGGAATTCGAGGCGCGGCACAAACATATCGGCTGTTCCGGGTTGCTGGGGACGGACATGGGTACCCCGGAAGGCGTCAAGAAGGCCGCGGATGCCGGTTACTTCACCTCCCGCTGCCCCGGCTACGTGAAAACGGCGGCCGAGATTCTCGACAAACTCCTGGCATAG
- a CDS encoding replication initiation protein, which translates to MGIYLKRTAPDPVFDTFMATFLHLEGFAAKSNKLIKVEGMVGYPDPLTEVQQKILTAAIALIHAAGETDPSQTSYSMEVGRFMEMCAPGHDNPSLPSADEIEKILKKGLWLVDKNKRMLTRTAWFQSIEYAGGRIVFQFAEKILPLILKFVPDDDEYSQVKGIQYKGRHTLAVFNMIWHWRGRGVTEYSISQLMEQLALEHTRYSYGQLKLRVLEPSFAEIYAWDDSIFIRFGPTFSGRRVESVWFEVTVGEKARELRKKEPEFKVAQPGEKPARTL; encoded by the coding sequence ATGGGAATATATCTTAAAAGGACCGCTCCCGATCCGGTTTTCGACACATTCATGGCTACCTTCCTTCATCTGGAAGGCTTTGCCGCCAAGTCGAACAAATTGATCAAGGTGGAAGGCATGGTCGGGTATCCGGACCCTCTCACGGAGGTGCAGCAGAAGATACTTACTGCGGCAATCGCGCTCATTCATGCCGCCGGCGAGACCGACCCTTCCCAAACGTCATACTCCATGGAGGTCGGAAGGTTCATGGAGATGTGCGCCCCCGGCCACGACAACCCCTCCCTGCCGTCGGCCGACGAAATCGAAAAGATACTTAAAAAGGGACTCTGGCTCGTTGACAAAAACAAAAGGATGCTGACAAGGACCGCCTGGTTCCAGTCCATCGAGTATGCCGGCGGGCGGATCGTCTTCCAATTTGCCGAAAAGATCCTCCCCCTGATTCTCAAATTTGTCCCCGATGACGACGAATACAGCCAGGTCAAGGGAATCCAGTACAAGGGGAGACATACCCTTGCCGTTTTCAACATGATCTGGCACTGGCGGGGCAGGGGGGTCACCGAATATTCCATCTCGCAGCTCATGGAGCAACTCGCTCTCGAACATACCCGCTATTCGTACGGTCAACTGAAGCTCCGGGTCTTGGAGCCCTCCTTTGCGGAGATCTATGCTTGGGACGACTCGATATTCATCCGTTTCGGGCCGACGTTTTCAGGGCGCAGGGTCGAAAGTGTCTGGTTTGAAGTAACCGTGGGAGAAAAGGCCAGGGAGTTGCGGAAGAAGGAGCCCGAGTTCAAGGTGGCCCAACCCGGGGAAAAGCCCGCCAGGACGCTGTAA
- a CDS encoding MIP/aquaporin family protein, whose translation MKYTREFVGELFGTFLLVLIGCASVAVSVLFSAHVGLFQVAMIWGLGVTLSIYATRHLSCAHLNPAVSIAMAVRRRMSWDRLPVYLSAQFLGAFIAAGLLYLLFADSIANFESINGILRGSPQSVKTAQMFGEFYPNPGAGPAAVVSTLSAFFAEAVGTFILVSMIFALTAGCNLGRPSEALSPLFIGLTVTVIISILAPLTQAGLNPARDLSPRLFSWFMGWGDAVFPDQGIGFITVYVLGPIVGGVAAAGLSCVMEPLMNRKNMAGDSCGCS comes from the coding sequence ATGAAATATACCCGCGAATTCGTCGGCGAACTCTTCGGCACCTTTCTGCTGGTCCTGATCGGCTGCGCCTCAGTTGCCGTGTCGGTGCTCTTTTCGGCCCACGTGGGCCTGTTCCAGGTCGCCATGATCTGGGGGTTGGGAGTGACCCTTTCCATCTACGCCACCCGGCATCTCTCCTGCGCCCACCTCAACCCGGCGGTCAGCATTGCCATGGCGGTACGGCGCCGGATGTCCTGGGACCGTCTGCCGGTGTACCTCTCGGCCCAGTTCCTGGGGGCATTCATAGCCGCCGGCCTGCTGTACCTGCTGTTTGCCGATTCCATAGCCAACTTCGAGAGCATCAACGGCATCCTGCGCGGCTCGCCCCAATCGGTCAAGACCGCGCAGATGTTCGGTGAGTTCTACCCCAATCCCGGAGCCGGTCCCGCCGCCGTCGTTTCGACCCTGAGCGCCTTCTTCGCCGAGGCGGTCGGCACCTTCATCCTGGTGTCGATGATCTTCGCCCTCACCGCAGGGTGCAACCTGGGCAGGCCGTCAGAAGCGCTCAGCCCGCTCTTCATCGGCCTGACGGTGACGGTCATCATCTCCATACTCGCCCCGCTCACGCAGGCAGGGCTGAATCCGGCACGGGATCTCTCCCCGCGTCTGTTTTCCTGGTTCATGGGGTGGGGCGATGCCGTGTTTCCCGACCAGGGCATTGGTTTTATCACGGTCTACGTATTGGGGCCGATTGTCGGCGGTGTGGCGGCTGCGGGGCTCAGTTGCGTAATGGAACCGCTGATGAACAGGAAAAACATGGCCGGGGATTCATGCGGGTGCAGTTGA
- a CDS encoding DUF2064 domain-containing protein, with protein MRNTIVVFTKVPKSGETKTRLTTNRGGILTADEAMALYEGCLLDVINVCIAANSGDVRICYNHTGDVDYLETLLEKVSDRSQIKELFPDQGGSFDNCMQYAADYILKENGSAKVADSIVIVGGDIPTLQPNILRDAVGKIKKLAGSKAGLAATKETNGADPHLGAAVVEGACQEGGFSIVGYTCTTPFDFKGVFYNQEGITALDMLVLKASLKKIPLGVVEAVPDVDIPVDLASMIPVVKALKLASRHDESILVPAHTIAVLEEIGLESTAPPPQR; from the coding sequence ATGCGAAACACAATAGTTGTTTTCACCAAGGTCCCCAAATCCGGAGAGACCAAGACTCGCCTCACGACGAACAGGGGCGGGATCCTCACCGCGGATGAGGCCATGGCATTGTACGAAGGCTGCCTCCTGGATGTGATCAATGTATGCATCGCCGCAAACAGCGGCGATGTCCGCATCTGCTACAACCATACGGGTGATGTGGACTATCTGGAAACCTTGCTCGAAAAGGTATCCGACCGGTCGCAGATCAAGGAACTGTTCCCCGACCAGGGCGGCAGCTTCGACAACTGCATGCAGTATGCGGCGGATTACATCCTCAAGGAAAACGGCTCCGCAAAGGTTGCCGACAGCATCGTGATCGTCGGAGGAGATATCCCCACCTTGCAGCCCAACATACTCCGGGATGCGGTCGGAAAGATAAAAAAGCTTGCCGGCAGCAAGGCGGGACTGGCGGCGACAAAAGAAACGAACGGCGCCGACCCGCACCTTGGGGCGGCTGTGGTGGAAGGGGCGTGCCAGGAGGGCGGCTTCTCCATAGTCGGTTACACCTGCACCACCCCGTTCGACTTCAAAGGGGTCTTTTACAATCAGGAGGGGATAACGGCCCTGGATATGCTGGTGCTGAAGGCTTCGCTCAAGAAAATCCCCCTGGGTGTCGTGGAGGCCGTTCCCGATGTGGACATCCCCGTCGACCTTGCCAGCATGATCCCGGTGGTAAAGGCCCTCAAACTGGCCTCCCGCCACGACGAAAGCATCCTGGTCCCGGCACACACCATTGCCGTTCTGGAGGAAATCGGGTTGGAGAGCACGGCTCCGCCGCCACAACGCTGA